The Vicia villosa cultivar HV-30 ecotype Madison, WI linkage group LG1, Vvil1.0, whole genome shotgun sequence genome includes a region encoding these proteins:
- the LOC131640217 gene encoding uncharacterized protein LOC131640217 yields the protein MVNLVEAQKPLMHALMKMAGIRPYTVEIEPGTEMSFWVPSETITKPKKKEEKPLIIAKPTKPVVVLVHGFAAEGIVTWQFQVGALTKKYAVYVPDLLFFGGSVTDKTDRSPRFQAECLATALRKLGVERCIVVGFSYGGMVAFKMAEMYPELVEAMVISGSILAMTDSVIVSSLQELGFSSSSELLLPNSVKGLKTLLSVAAYKKLWFPDRLHRDYLQVMFTNRKERSELLEGLVISNKENNIPSFSQRIHLLWGENDQIFKLELAQNMKEQLGDGTTFEGIKKAGHLVHLERPCVYNRCLKHFIASYLASNKTK from the exons ATGGTGAATCTCGTGGAAGCACAAAAACCATTGATGCATGCTCTGATGAAAATGGCAGGAATAAGACCCTACACAGTAGAGATAGAACCAGGAACCGAAATGAGTTTCTGGGTACCTTCAGAAACCATAACAAAAcccaagaaaaaagaagaaaaacccttaATCATCGCGAAACCCACCAAACCCGTGGTTGTCCTAGTCCACGGTTTCGCCGCAGAGGGAATAGTCACATGGCAGTTTCAAGTTGGCGCGTTAACAAAAAAGTACGCTGTCTATGTTCCGGATCTTCTGTTCTTCGGAGGCTCTGTCACAGACAAAACAGACAGATCGCCGAGGTTTCAAGCGGAGTGTTTGGCGACAGCGTTGAGGAAACTCGGTGTTGAAAGGTGTATCGTTGTTGGTTTTAGTTATGGTGGAATGGTGGCGTTTAAGATGGCGGAGATGTATCCGGAACTGGTTGAGGCTATGGTTATATCAGGGTCTATTTTGGCTATGACTGATTCCGTTATTGTTAGTAGTTTGCAAGAACttggattttcttcttcttctgaacttCTGTTGCCGAATTCTGTGAAAGGTCTTAAAACGCTTTTGTCTGTTGCTGCTTATAAAAAGCTTTGGTTTCCAGATCGTTTGCACAGAGATTATCTTCAG GTGATGTTCACTAATAGGAAGGAGCGAAGTGAGCTATTAGAGGGCTTAGTAATTAGCAATAAAGAAAATAACATTCCAAGCTTCTCACAG AGGATACATCTTCTATGGGGTgaaaatgatcaaattttcaaaTTGGAACTTGCTCAAAATATGAAAGA GCAACTAGGAGATGGCACAACGTTTGAAGGCATAAAGAAAGCTGGTCATCTTGTTCATTTGGAGAGACCATGTGTCTACAATAGATGCCTCAAGCACTTTATTGCTTCCTACTTGGCGTCAAAtaaaaccaaataa